In Micromonospora cremea, the genomic window CCACGTTGTGGGCGGCGCCGGGTACGGCCACCGGGCGGGCGTCGGGAACCAGCCGGGCCACCTCGTCCCGCCAGGCTGCCGGCGCCACCGGGTCCCGTCCGCCGGTGACCACGAGGGTCGGCGCGGCGACCCGGACCAGGTCGGCCTCGACGGCGTCGCGGACCGAGTGCGACAGGGTCGCGACCACCCGCCAGGGCCGGGCGTCCCAGACGTCACGGGCCAGGATCGGCGCTTGCAACGGCGCTTCGCGCAGGGTGTCCACCAGCCACCGGACGACCTGACCCCGCCGGGACCGGGCGGCCGGGTCGCTGGTCGGCCCGGCCAGCACCACCGCGCGGACCAGGTCCGCGTGTGCCGCGGCGAGCGCGGCGACGACCTCGGCGCCGAACGAGTGCCCGAGCAGACAGACCGGCGGCAGCCGGTGCGCGGCCAGCCAGGCGGCCAGATGGTCGGCATGCCTGCGCACGCCGTACGCGCAGCGGGGGCGCTCGGTCAGCCCGAAGCCGGGCAGGTCCGGCACGTACACCGGGTGGGTGGCGGCGAGCGCGACGGCCAGCGGGGTGAGGTAGCGGTGCGAGACCGCCAGGCCGTGCACCAGCACGACCGGCGGCGCCCCGGTCCCGGGGTCCGTGCTGCGCCGGGTGTGTGTCCGCAGCCCGCCGATGAGCCGCCACTCGCTGGTCAGGCCGGCGGCCGGCCGGGGCGCGGCCAGCGCCAGCCGCAGTTCGGCAAGGCTGAACCGCCCGGCGGGGGTGATCCTCACAGCGCCCGCAGTCGGGGGAGCAACTCCTCCTGCGCCCAGTCCAGGAACATCGGCTGGGTCTCGCCGCCGACCTGGACGATCGCCACGTGGGTGAAGCCGGCCTCGACGAACTTCCGGAACGCCTCGACGTGCGCGTCCACGTCCGGGCCGCAGGGGATGCCCTCGGCGACGTCCTCCTCGCGAACGAACTGGGTGGCGGAGGCGAAGGAGTCCGGGCCGGGCAGCTCCGCGTTGACCTTCCAGCCCAGCCCGAACCAGCGGAACTGGTCGTGCACGATCTTGCGGCACTCCGCCTCGTCGGGGCCGTAGCAGATGGGCACCTGCCCGTAGCGGGGCTGGCCCGCGCCGCCGGCGTCGTCGTACATCTCGATGATGTGAGAATCGGGTTCGGTGGCGATGATGCCGTTGCCGTACTCGGCGGCCAGGGTGGCGGACTGTCGGCCGGAGGCGGCGATGGCCATCGGGACCGGCTGCTCCGGGCGGTCCCACACGTAGGCGTCGGGCACGTCGAAGTGGTTGCCGGAGAAGGTCAGCGACTCGCCGTTGAGCAGCGGCCGGATGATCTGCAGGGCCTCCTCGAACATCTCGTGCCGCTGCTGCACGTGCGGCCAGCCGCCGACCACGTGCTCGTTGAGGTTCTCCCCGGCGCCGAGGCCGAGAGTGAACCGGCCGTCCGAGAGCGCTCCGATCGTGCTGGCCTTCTGCGCGACCACGGCCGGGTGGTAGCGGCGGATCGGGCAGGTCACGAAGGACATCAGCTCCGCCCGGGAGGTGGCGTGGGCGACCGCGCCGAGCACCGACCAGGCGTACGGGGAGTGGCCCTGGGCATCCAGCCAGGGGTAGTAGTGATCGGAGATCACCAGCTGGTCGAAGCCCGCCGCCTCGGCCCGTACCGCGTGGTCGACCAGTTGCTTCGGACCGGCCTGCTCGCACATCAGGGTGTAGCCGACGCTGACCATTCTGGTTTCTCCTTTCCGCCGACGGATCGTCCCGGGATACCCAGGTCGGCAGCGGTCAACCCTGCCGTCCGGTTCGGACTGACGGCGCTTGACGGATGACGATGACCTGCCTACCGTCGCTCTTAACCGGTTAAGAGTCCCGGTGTGGCGCACATCCGGTGGTGGGGATGACCGCCCCGTGACGGCCCGCGTTCGCGTGGGCCGTCACGGCTGTCCGCCGACTGCGGGCCGACCACTGAACCGGTTGCGCCGACCGATCCATCGCCCTACGCTGATGCGTGCGCCGCCGGGATCCGGGCGGCGGCTGTCGGGCTGCAGCCGCCTTCCCCTGTCACGTCCCACCCCTGTCGGGCACCGGGGGTCCTCCCTGAGGAAGGCCATGAAGACTCGACTCTCCGCCGCCGGCGCGGCCCTGCTCGCGCTGCTCGTCGCCGTGCTGGCGTTCGGCCAGCCGGCGCACGCCGCGGCCGGTTTCAGCGTCGCGAGCGGCAAGCTGTACGACGCCAACGGCATTCATCATGCGCGGGGTCAACCACGCGCACACCTGGTACCCGCAGCAGACCAGCTCGTTCGCCGACGTGAAGGCGCTCGGCGCGAACACCGTCCGGGTGGTGCTCTCCAGCGGCGACCGGTGGACCCGCAACACCAACGCCGACGTCACCAACGTCATCTCGCTGTGCAGGGCCAACCGGCTGATCTGCGTGCTGGAGGTGCATGACACCACCGGTTACGGCGAGCAGAGCGGCGCGATCACCCTCGCCCGGGCCGTCGACTACTGGCTCAGTCTCGCCGACGTCCTCGCCGGCCAGGAGAAGTACGTCATCGTCAACATCGGCAACGAGCCGTACGGCAACCAGAACTACGCCTCCTGGGCCACCGACAACGCCAACGCGATCACCCGGCTACGCGCTGGCGGGCTGACCCACACGATCATGCTGGACGCGCCGAACTGGGGGCAGGACTGGTCGTTCACCATGCGCGACAACGCCGCCTCGGTCTTCGCCGCCGACCCGGCGCGCAACACCGTCTTCTCCATCCACATGTACGGGGTCTTCGACACCGCCGCGGAGATCACCGACTACCTGGGCCGCTTCCGGGCGGCCGGCCTGCCCATCGTCGTCGGCGAGTTCGGCTTCAACCACTCCGACGGCGACCCGGACGAGGACACCATCCTCGCCTACAGCCAGGCCAACGGGATCGGCTGGCTGGGCTGGTCGTGGAGTGGCAACGGCGGTGGCGTGGAGTATCTCGACATGGCCACCGCCTTCAACCCGGCCAGCCTGACCAGTTGGGGCCAGCGGATCTTCAACGGCGCCAACGGCATCCCGCGGACCGCCCGTGAGGCCAGCGTCTTCGGCGGCACGCCACCGCCCACCACGCCACCGCCGACGACGCCACCGCCCACCACGCCACCGCCGGCCGGTGGGTGCTCGGCGACGTACACGGTCACCAACCAATGGCAGGGCGGCTTCCAGGGTGAGGTGCGGGTGACCGCCGGCGCGACCGCGATCACCGGCTGGAGCGCCCGGTGGACCTTCGCCAACGGCCAGAGCGTCAGCCAGTCCTGGAACACGGCGCTGACCAGCAGCGGAGCCGTGGTGACCGCGCGCAACGTGGACTACAACGGCCGGCTGGCCGCCGGTGTCAGCACCAGTTTCGGCTTCATCGCCAGTTGGACCGGCAGCAACGCCAGGCCGGAGGTGAGCTGCGCCGCGAGCTGAACGACGCACAGGTGGCCGGGTCGGCGCCGGGCCCGGCCACCGGTCGTGGTCAGTGCTCCCCGGCCAGGTTCACGATGACCACCCCCGCGATGATCAGCGCGATCCCGGCGAGCTTGGCCAGACCGACCGGCTCGTCCAGGAACACCGCCCCGATCGCCACGATGGTGGCGGTGCCCAGGCCGGACCAGAGGGCGTACGCGACGCCCACCGGGATCTCCTTGACGGCCTGGGCCAGCAGGATGAACGCCAGCAGATAACCGCCGAGGCACGCCACCGTCGGCCCGAGCCGGGTGAACCCGGCGGTGGTCTTCAGCAGGCTGGTCGCCAGCACCTCGGCGGCGATGGCGATCCCCAGCAGCACGTACGCCATGCGGTCCTCAGTCCTGAAATGCTCGGCGGGTCGTCGCTGGTCAGGCTAGCGCCGCCGCCGGCCGGGAACTGGCGGCCCGCGACGGGTGCGAGCCCTGGAGCTGATGTCACAGACGATTCAGATCTGGCCGCCTGCCGGCGGGGCGAATCGCTTACGACATCAGCTCCAAAGGCGGTCCAGGTGCCTGCTCCGGCCCCCAGGTCGAGCTTCCCATCCAACCGTTCAGACCCCGGTCCGGACCGGGTGCGACGTCAGCCAGCGCCCGGCTCGGCGGCGGTCGATCCGGGTTCAGCGGCGAGCCGGGCCGCCCGCATCATGAGGTAGCGCTGCTCGGGCAGGCTGCTCGTCCGCCCGGCGGCGGCCCGGTAGTCGGCGATCGCCCGGGCTCGGTCGCCGGCCATCTCGTGCAGGTGCGCGCGGGCGGCGGAGAGCCGATGGTGCCCCGCCAACTGCGGGTCGTCGGCCAGCGCGTCGAGAGCGGCCAGGCCGGCTGCCGGCCCGTGCACCATGGCGGTCGCCACGGCCCGGTTGAGCGCCACCACCGGGCTGCCGGAGAGCCGTTCCAGCACCCCGTAGAGCGCCAGGATCTGCGGCCAGTCGGTCGCCGCGGCGCTCGGCGCCTCGTCGTGCAGCGCGGCGATGGCGGCCTGCACCTGGTACGGGCCGACCGGCCCGCGCGGCAGCGCCCGAGTCACCAGTGCGACGCCCTCGGCGATCGCCGCCGCGTCCCAGCGGGTGCGGTCCTGGTCGGCCAGCGGGATCAGCTCGCCGGATGGCCCCGTCCGCGCCGGGCTGCGTGCCTCGGTGAGCAGCATCAACGCCAGCAGACCGGCCGACTCGCTGTCGCCGGGCAGCAGGGCGTGCAGCGCACGGGTCAGCCGGATCGCCTCCACCGCCAGGTCGACCCGGCGCAGGTCCGGGCCGGCGGTGCTCGTGTGCCCCTCCGTGAAGATCAGGTAGAGCACCTGCCGGACGGCGGCCAGCCGGTCGGCCCGCTCCGCCGGCTCCGGCATCCGGAACGGCAGTCCGGAGGAGCGGATGCGCTGCTTGGCCCGGCTGATCCGTTGCGCCATGGTCGCCTCGGGGACCAGGAACGCGCGCGCGATCTCGGCGGTGCTCAGCCCACCGACCGCGCGCAGGGTCAGCGCGACGGCCGACGCGGGCGTGAGCGCCGGGTGGCAGCAGAGAAAGAGCAGGACCAGGGTGTCGTCCCGTTCGGCGGTCAGCTCCTCGTCCGCCGCGGGCGCGTGCTGTCGGTCGTCCGGGTCCCGGCGGACGACCAGGTCCTCGCGGCGGCGCCGCGCCTGCTCGCCGCGGACCAGCTCGATCATCCGGCGGTAGCCGACCTGGATCAGCCAGCCGCGCGGGTTCGCCGGCAGCCCGTCCGTCGGCCACTGGGTCGCGGCGGCCAGCAGCGCCTCCTGCACCGCGTCCTCGGCGGTGGGGAAGTCACCGAATCGGCGGGCGAGCACGCCGAGGACCTGCGGCGCCAGCTCGCGCAGCAGGTCCTCGATGCGGGGATCGGTGGTGGTCAGCCCTCACAGCTCCTGGGGTGGGGCGGACATGACCGGGTGCACCTCGATCGGCATGTTCAACGGCCGGCCGCCGGGGCCGGGCGCGGTGGAGATGTACGCGGCCAGCTCCACCGCCCGCTGCGGGCTGTCGCAGTCGACGATCCAGAAACCGGCGAGGAACTCCTTCGTCTCGGCGAACGGCCCCTCGGTGACCACCGGGGCCCCGCCCTCACCGGCGCGGACGATCCGCGCCTGCTGCGGGCCGCCGAGACCCTGCCCGTCGACCCACTCCCCGGCGGCGGTGAGCTTGTCGTTGACCTCGCCCATGAACGCGAGGTGCGCCTCGACCTCCTCCGGGGTCCAGGTCTCGATGCCCGGGAAGTCGGTCCCGGCGGCGCTGAACTGCATCAGCAGCATGTACTTCATGGTTCGCTCCTCACGCCTGCGCACCATCGTCGGTGCTCTCACCCTGAGGTAGAAGCAGACGACACGGTTCTCGACAACCCGGCCAAAGAATCCCCGGAATCTTTTCAGTGGACGGCGTCAACCTCCAGCACCAGGCTCTGCTCCGGGTGCAACGCGGGCAACTGCACGCCCACCCGGGTCAGTGCCGCCCCAGTGAGCGTGACGCCGCCAGCCAGCCAGGCCGGCGCGGACCGGTCGGCGGTCGCCGGGGCCGGCGCGTCCGACACCGGTCGCACCAGGTAACGCCGGCCCGGGTCCAGGCCGGGCAGGCGGACCGCGCCCGGGGACTGCGCCACCGAGGTGGCCAGCCGGGCCACCGCGTACACCGCTCTGGTGCCGTCGTGGTCGACCACGCCGTGCGCCCAGACGGCCGGTTCCGG contains:
- a CDS encoding alpha/beta fold hydrolase, whose translation is MRITPAGRFSLAELRLALAAPRPAAGLTSEWRLIGGLRTHTRRSTDPGTGAPPVVLVHGLAVSHRYLTPLAVALAATHPVYVPDLPGFGLTERPRCAYGVRRHADHLAAWLAAHRLPPVCLLGHSFGAEVVAALAAAHADLVRAVVLAGPTSDPAARSRRGQVVRWLVDTLREAPLQAPILARDVWDARPWRVVATLSHSVRDAVEADLVRVAAPTLVVTGGRDPVAPAAWRDEVARLVPDARPVAVPGAAHNVATTAPTAVADAIRHLLAPAPALALTDR
- a CDS encoding TIGR03557 family F420-dependent LLM class oxidoreductase, with the protein product MVSVGYTLMCEQAGPKQLVDHAVRAEAAGFDQLVISDHYYPWLDAQGHSPYAWSVLGAVAHATSRAELMSFVTCPIRRYHPAVVAQKASTIGALSDGRFTLGLGAGENLNEHVVGGWPHVQQRHEMFEEALQIIRPLLNGESLTFSGNHFDVPDAYVWDRPEQPVPMAIAASGRQSATLAAEYGNGIIATEPDSHIIEMYDDAGGAGQPRYGQVPICYGPDEAECRKIVHDQFRWFGLGWKVNAELPGPDSFASATQFVREEDVAEGIPCGPDVDAHVEAFRKFVEAGFTHVAIVQVGGETQPMFLDWAQEELLPRLRAL
- a CDS encoding DMT family transporter, whose translation is MAYVLLGIAIAAEVLATSLLKTTAGFTRLGPTVACLGGYLLAFILLAQAVKEIPVGVAYALWSGLGTATIVAIGAVFLDEPVGLAKLAGIALIIAGVVIVNLAGEH
- a CDS encoding DUF6596 domain-containing protein — its product is MLARRFGDFPTAEDAVQEALLAAATQWPTDGLPANPRGWLIQVGYRRMIELVRGEQARRRREDLVVRRDPDDRQHAPAADEELTAERDDTLVLLFLCCHPALTPASAVALTLRAVGGLSTAEIARAFLVPEATMAQRISRAKQRIRSSGLPFRMPEPAERADRLAAVRQVLYLIFTEGHTSTAGPDLRRVDLAVEAIRLTRALHALLPGDSESAGLLALMLLTEARSPARTGPSGELIPLADQDRTRWDAAAIAEGVALVTRALPRGPVGPYQVQAAIAALHDEAPSAAATDWPQILALYGVLERLSGSPVVALNRAVATAMVHGPAAGLAALDALADDPQLAGHHRLSAARAHLHEMAGDRARAIADYRAAAGRTSSLPEQRYLMMRAARLAAEPGSTAAEPGAG
- a CDS encoding YciI family protein — its product is MKYMLLMQFSAAGTDFPGIETWTPEEVEAHLAFMGEVNDKLTAAGEWVDGQGLGGPQQARIVRAGEGGAPVVTEGPFAETKEFLAGFWIVDCDSPQRAVELAAYISTAPGPGGRPLNMPIEVHPVMSAPPQEL
- a CDS encoding GH36 C-terminal domain-containing protein, whose product is MLARTDRVWASDCNDALERLSIQRWTELLLPPELVGTHVGPERSHTTNRVHDLGFRAATALFGHDGIEWDIARISTTEQTELAAGVALHRRLRPLLHAGRVVRVDHPEPAVWAHGVVDHDGTRAVYAVARLATSVAQSPGAVRLPGLDPGRRYLVRPVSDAPAPATADRSAPAWLAGGVTLTGAALTRVGVQLPALHPEQSLVLEVDAVH